The proteins below are encoded in one region of Brevundimonas fontaquae:
- the udk gene encoding uridine kinase, with protein sequence MTILIAITGGSGSGKSTLAEALVSALPEGSAVLVREDSYYKDAASLPGFDAATFDFDDVTARDHDLMIADLKALKAGRAVTAPVYSFIHHGREPGGEPIPAAEVVIVEGTHVLCTPGLTALFDIRVFVDTPADIRFIRRLLRDQAERGRSADSVVAQYLATVRPGHERLTEPSRTHADFIVADATAAVRLEDPQAVVRLAAPVLAHPLLQALLGD encoded by the coding sequence ATGACCATATTGATCGCGATCACGGGGGGCTCCGGCTCCGGCAAGAGCACCTTGGCGGAGGCGTTGGTGTCGGCTCTGCCGGAAGGTTCGGCCGTGCTGGTGCGCGAGGACAGCTACTACAAGGACGCGGCCTCCCTGCCCGGCTTCGACGCCGCGACGTTCGACTTCGACGATGTGACGGCGCGCGATCACGACCTGATGATCGCGGACCTGAAGGCGTTGAAGGCCGGGCGCGCGGTGACGGCGCCGGTCTATTCCTTCATCCACCACGGCCGCGAGCCGGGCGGCGAGCCGATTCCGGCGGCCGAGGTGGTGATCGTCGAGGGCACGCATGTTCTGTGCACCCCCGGCCTGACCGCCCTGTTCGACATCCGCGTCTTTGTGGACACGCCGGCCGACATCCGCTTCATCCGCCGCCTGCTGCGCGACCAGGCCGAGCGGGGCCGATCGGCGGATTCGGTCGTGGCGCAATATCTGGCGACGGTGCGTCCGGGTCACGAGCGCCTGACCGAACCGTCGCGCACCCACGCCGACTTCATCGTCGCCGATGCGACGGCCGCCGTCCGCCTGGAAGACCCCCAGGCCGTGGTGCGTCTGGCGGCCCCGGTCCTGGCCCATCCGTTGCTGCAGGCGCTGCTGGGCGACTAG
- a CDS encoding HisA/HisF-related TIM barrel protein, with protein MTDTANETWSVAGRTFNSRLIVGTGKYADYAQNAAAAEAAGAEIVTVAVRRVNLSDPTQPMLVDYVKPDRFTFLPNTAGCFTGEDAVRTLRLAREAGGWSLVKLEVLSNTAHLYPDMIETLRALDLLIKDGFDVMVYCTDDVVMAKRLEDAGAAAIMPAAAPIGSGLGIQNEVNVRLIVEQAKVPVLVDAGVGTASDATRAMELGCDAVLMNTAIAGAKNPIRMARAMKHAVIAGRDAYLAGRMPKRMYADPSSPLAGLI; from the coding sequence ATGACTGATACAGCCAACGAAACCTGGTCCGTCGCCGGCCGCACCTTCAACTCGCGCCTCATCGTGGGCACCGGCAAATACGCCGACTACGCCCAGAACGCCGCCGCCGCCGAGGCGGCTGGGGCCGAGATCGTGACCGTGGCCGTGCGCCGTGTGAACCTGTCCGATCCGACCCAGCCGATGCTGGTCGATTATGTGAAGCCGGATCGTTTCACCTTCCTGCCCAACACCGCCGGCTGTTTCACGGGCGAGGACGCGGTGCGCACCTTGCGTCTGGCGCGCGAAGCCGGCGGCTGGAGCCTGGTCAAGCTGGAGGTGCTGTCCAACACCGCCCACCTGTATCCCGACATGATCGAGACGCTGCGGGCGCTGGATCTGCTGATCAAGGACGGCTTCGACGTCATGGTCTATTGCACCGACGACGTCGTGATGGCCAAGCGGCTGGAAGACGCCGGGGCCGCCGCCATCATGCCCGCCGCCGCCCCGATCGGCTCGGGCCTGGGCATCCAGAACGAGGTCAACGTCCGCCTCATCGTCGAACAGGCCAAGGTGCCGGTCCTGGTCGACGCGGGCGTCGGCACGGCCTCGGACGCGACCCGCGCGATGGAGCTGGGCTGCGACGCGGTGCTGATGAACACCGCCATCGCCGGCGCCAAGAACCCCATCCGCATGGCCCGCGCCATGAAGCACGCCGTCATCGCCGGCCGCGACGCCTATCTGGCCGGCCGGATGCCCAAGCGGATGTATGCCGACCCGTCGTCGCCGCTGGCGGGACTGATCTGA
- the thiS gene encoding sulfur carrier protein ThiS, giving the protein MHQIHLNGEPRQVRAATILALVEELSLDPRKVAVERNLEIVPKSLHAATPVAAGDRIELVQFVGGG; this is encoded by the coding sequence ATGCACCAGATCCACCTCAACGGCGAACCGCGCCAGGTTCGAGCCGCCACCATCTTGGCCCTGGTCGAGGAACTGTCGCTGGACCCGCGCAAGGTCGCCGTCGAACGCAATCTCGAGATCGTGCCCAAGTCCCTTCACGCCGCCACGCCCGTGGCCGCAGGCGACCGCATCGAACTGGTCCAGTTCGTCGGCGGCGGATGA
- the aroQ gene encoding type II 3-dehydroquinate dehydratase — protein MAETPVIHVLNGPNLNLLGVREPDIYGRDTLADIEQRCVRAAGEAQIVFRQTNHEGVLVDWIQEARETANALILNPAAYGHTSVALHDALKTLSIPVIELHLSNPAAREAFRHHSYVSSAATGVIAGFGAAGYELAVQAALTQVRERG, from the coding sequence ATGGCCGAAACGCCCGTCATTCATGTGCTGAACGGCCCCAATCTGAACCTGCTCGGGGTTAGGGAGCCGGACATCTATGGCCGCGACACCCTGGCGGATATCGAGCAGCGCTGCGTCAGGGCGGCCGGCGAGGCGCAGATCGTGTTTCGCCAGACCAACCATGAAGGCGTGCTGGTCGACTGGATCCAGGAAGCGCGGGAAACCGCCAATGCCCTGATCCTCAATCCGGCGGCCTATGGGCATACGTCGGTGGCGCTGCACGATGCGCTGAAGACGCTGTCGATCCCGGTGATCGAGCTGCACCTGTCCAATCCGGCGGCGCGCGAGGCGTTTCGCCATCACTCCTATGTGTCCTCCGCGGCGACCGGCGTCATCGCCGGCTTCGGCGCGGCGGGCTATGAACTGGCCGTCCAGGCGGCCCTCACCCAGGTTCGGGAACGCGGCTGA
- the accB gene encoding acetyl-CoA carboxylase biotin carboxyl carrier protein produces MADDKKHAEIDAALVRQLAEILNETDLTEVEVERGELRIRVAREVTVNAAPVQYAAAPAPVAAAPAAAAAPAAMPSDPATIVARAGEEVKSPMVGTAYLQASPEAPAFVQPGDKVKKGQTLLIVEAMKTMNPIQAPRDGVVAEILVGDAQPVEFGEPLVLLEA; encoded by the coding sequence ATGGCCGATGACAAGAAACACGCCGAAATCGACGCTGCCCTGGTTCGCCAGCTGGCCGAGATCCTGAACGAGACCGATCTGACGGAAGTCGAGGTCGAGCGCGGCGAACTGCGCATCCGCGTGGCGCGCGAAGTCACCGTCAACGCCGCTCCGGTTCAGTACGCCGCCGCCCCCGCTCCGGTCGCCGCTGCGCCCGCCGCCGCTGCTGCGCCGGCCGCCATGCCGTCGGATCCCGCCACGATCGTCGCCCGCGCCGGCGAAGAGGTGAAGTCGCCGATGGTCGGCACCGCCTATCTGCAGGCCTCGCCGGAGGCCCCGGCCTTCGTCCAGCCCGGCGACAAGGTCAAGAAGGGCCAGACCCTGCTGATCGTCGAAGCCATGAAGACGATGAACCCGATCCAGGCCCCGCGCGACGGCGTTGTGGCCGAAATCCTGGTCGGCGACGCCCAGCCGGTCGAGTTCGGCGAACCCCTCGTCCTGCTGGAAGCCTAA
- the accC gene encoding acetyl-CoA carboxylase biotin carboxylase subunit: MFTKVLIANRGEIALRIHRACKEMGISTVAVHSEADRGAMWVRLADESVCIGPASAAKSYLNIPSIIAAAEITGAQAIHPGYGFLSENARFAEIVEAHGMTFIGPKPEHIRVMGDKISAKQTVKDAGIPVVPGSDGEVETVEAAIEASKSIGFPLIVKAAAGGGGRGMKVALTPDDLVEAVQTAQSEAKAAFGNGAVYMERYLQKPRHIEIQVIADSHGNVVHLGERDCSLQRRHQKVLEEAPSPALSAEGRKQIGETVNKAIAAIGYLGVGTIEFLWEDGEFFFIEMNTRLQVEHPVTEMITGVDLVREQVRIAAGLPLSFTQDDIEFKGHAIEVRINAENPETFTPSPGKITDFHAPGGLGVRLDSAIYAGYSIPPYYDSLIGKLIVHGRDREEAIARLKRSLNEVVIGGVDTTIPLFQKLLAEPDILSGDYDIHWLEKWAARQKGDA, translated from the coding sequence GTGTTCACCAAGGTCCTGATCGCCAACCGCGGCGAGATCGCGCTGCGCATCCACCGGGCGTGCAAGGAGATGGGCATCTCCACCGTCGCCGTGCACTCCGAAGCCGACCGCGGCGCCATGTGGGTGCGGCTGGCTGATGAGAGCGTCTGCATCGGCCCCGCCTCGGCCGCCAAGTCGTATCTGAACATCCCCTCGATCATCGCGGCGGCGGAAATCACCGGCGCCCAGGCGATCCACCCTGGCTACGGCTTCCTGTCCGAGAACGCCCGCTTCGCCGAGATTGTCGAAGCCCATGGCATGACCTTCATCGGTCCCAAGCCCGAGCATATCCGGGTGATGGGCGACAAGATCAGCGCCAAACAGACGGTCAAGGACGCCGGCATCCCCGTCGTCCCCGGCTCGGATGGCGAAGTCGAGACCGTCGAGGCCGCGATTGAGGCGTCCAAGTCCATCGGCTTCCCCCTGATCGTCAAGGCGGCGGCGGGCGGTGGCGGACGCGGCATGAAGGTCGCCTTGACGCCTGACGATCTGGTCGAGGCTGTCCAGACCGCCCAGTCGGAGGCCAAGGCCGCCTTCGGCAACGGCGCCGTCTATATGGAGCGCTACCTCCAGAAGCCACGCCACATCGAGATCCAGGTTATCGCCGACAGCCACGGCAATGTCGTCCACCTGGGCGAACGCGACTGCTCGCTGCAACGCCGTCACCAGAAGGTGCTGGAAGAGGCCCCCTCGCCCGCCCTGTCGGCCGAAGGTCGCAAGCAGATCGGCGAGACGGTCAACAAGGCCATCGCCGCCATCGGCTATCTGGGCGTCGGCACCATCGAGTTCCTGTGGGAGGACGGCGAGTTCTTCTTCATCGAGATGAACACCCGCCTGCAGGTCGAGCATCCGGTTACGGAAATGATCACCGGCGTCGATCTGGTGCGCGAACAGGTGCGCATCGCCGCCGGCCTGCCGCTGTCGTTCACCCAAGACGACATCGAGTTCAAAGGCCACGCCATCGAGGTGCGGATCAACGCCGAGAACCCGGAGACCTTCACCCCGTCCCCAGGCAAGATCACCGACTTCCACGCACCGGGCGGCCTGGGCGTGCGCCTGGATAGCGCGATCTACGCCGGCTATTCGATCCCGCCCTATTACGACAGCCTGATCGGCAAGCTGATCGTCCACGGTCGCGACCGCGAAGAGGCCATCGCCCGCCTGAAGCGTTCGCTGAACGAGGTCGTCATCGGCGGCGTCGATACGACCATCCCCCTGTTCCAGAAGCTGCTGGCCGAGCCGGACATCCTGTCGGGCGACTACGACATCCACTGGCTGGAGAAATGGGCGGCCCGTCAGAAGGGCGACGCCTGA
- the aat gene encoding leucyl/phenylalanyl-tRNA--protein transferase, with protein MAEARDDPRVFIIEPEQRGVIPLDAFHIPSRLRRTVRGEPLEVRVDTAFEAVLDGCAAAQGPDREDTWINGPIRRLYAALFAMGFVHSIECWRDERLVGGLYGVSLGGAFFGESMFSRERDASKVALVHLVARLRKGGWTLLDAQFLTDHLSQFGAVETPQATYLERLKPALSVRPDQGALCAPLTGAEAVALASG; from the coding sequence ATGGCCGAGGCGCGCGATGATCCGCGCGTCTTCATTATCGAGCCGGAACAGCGCGGCGTCATTCCGCTGGACGCCTTCCACATCCCCAGCCGCCTGCGCCGCACCGTACGGGGCGAACCGTTAGAGGTGCGGGTCGATACCGCCTTCGAAGCGGTGCTGGACGGCTGTGCGGCCGCGCAGGGCCCTGATCGCGAGGACACCTGGATCAACGGTCCGATCCGGCGGCTGTACGCCGCCCTGTTCGCCATGGGCTTCGTCCATTCCATAGAGTGCTGGCGTGATGAGCGGCTGGTCGGCGGGCTTTATGGCGTATCGCTGGGCGGGGCCTTCTTCGGCGAGAGCATGTTCAGCCGCGAGCGGGACGCCTCCAAGGTCGCTCTGGTGCATCTGGTCGCGCGCTTACGAAAGGGCGGGTGGACCCTGCTGGACGCGCAATTCCTGACCGACCATCTGAGCCAGTTCGGTGCGGTTGAAACGCCTCAAGCGACCTATCTGGAGCGGCTTAAGCCCGCGCTGTCGGTCAGGCCGGACCAAGGGGCGTTGTGCGCGCCCCTGACCGGCGCAGAAGCCGTCGCCTTAGCCAGCGGCTAA
- the lepB gene encoding signal peptidase I: protein MTQTPPKTPPRPSLLREVREIALTLIFAIILALAIRIVLFQPFTIPSSSMEPGLVTGDYIVVSKYPYGWSTASLPFNPAMSPGRLFGREPRRGDVVVFRLPRDPGKAWIKRVVGLPGDTVQVRGGVVFVNGDPVRQTRLDVVADHDAPQRRVQQVRETLADGRSYVTYDGGPDLPGDDTPVRRVPAGCYLLMGDNRDNSLDSRWPPEIGVGLLPAENIIGRAEVVLASWKPGTGLFKPWTWLNLQWDRFLVRVR, encoded by the coding sequence ATGACCCAGACCCCGCCAAAAACCCCGCCCCGTCCGTCCCTTCTTCGCGAGGTGCGAGAGATCGCCCTGACGCTGATCTTCGCCATCATCCTGGCGCTCGCGATCCGCATCGTCCTGTTCCAACCCTTCACCATCCCCTCGTCGTCGATGGAGCCGGGGCTGGTGACCGGCGACTATATCGTCGTGTCCAAATATCCCTATGGCTGGAGCACGGCGTCCCTGCCGTTCAATCCGGCGATGTCGCCGGGACGGCTGTTCGGGCGCGAACCGAGACGCGGCGACGTGGTGGTGTTCCGCCTGCCGCGCGACCCCGGCAAGGCCTGGATCAAGCGCGTCGTCGGCCTGCCGGGCGATACGGTTCAGGTGCGGGGCGGCGTTGTGTTCGTCAATGGCGATCCGGTGCGCCAGACCCGGCTGGATGTCGTCGCCGATCACGATGCGCCGCAGCGACGGGTCCAGCAGGTGCGCGAGACCCTGGCCGACGGACGATCCTACGTCACCTACGACGGCGGGCCGGACCTGCCGGGCGACGACACGCCTGTGCGCCGCGTGCCGGCGGGCTGCTATCTGTTGATGGGCGATAACCGCGACAACTCGCTGGACAGCCGCTGGCCGCCCGAGATCGGCGTCGGCCTGCTGCCGGCCGAAAACATCATCGGCCGGGCCGAGGTGGTGCTGGCCTCATGGAAGCCGGGCACCGGCCTGTTCAAGCCCTGGACATGGCTGAACCTTCAGTGGGACCGGTTCCTGGTCCGGGTGCGGTAG
- a CDS encoding EF-hand domain-containing protein: MDRNKPPKKTETVEIRLPHATKTAFMARCRDQGRTASDAIRRFIDAELNAASSARPQPRLSWRPLLAAAVAGLALGAVAAPSLAQSSPTRADFDRLDRNHDGVVSFDEYRAR, encoded by the coding sequence ATGGACCGCAACAAGCCGCCCAAGAAGACGGAAACGGTCGAAATCCGACTGCCCCACGCGACCAAGACCGCCTTCATGGCCCGGTGCCGTGACCAGGGCCGGACGGCCAGCGACGCCATTCGCCGCTTCATAGACGCCGAGTTGAATGCGGCCTCGTCCGCACGCCCTCAACCCCGCCTGAGCTGGCGGCCCCTGCTGGCCGCCGCCGTCGCAGGCCTGGCGCTGGGCGCCGTCGCCGCGCCCTCCCTGGCCCAATCGTCGCCCACCCGCGCCGACTTCGACCGGCTGGACCGCAATCACGACGGCGTCGTCAGCTTCGACGAGTACCGCGCGAGATAG
- a CDS encoding DUF2155 domain-containing protein, with protein MKIRRILLGAASVAAVLSAGAVTASVLQDAPRDARPVQDPIGDILRTTPTQPSVPTETPPAGAPAPRAPVAVTPPPAVVIAEDAAVEEKAEEEVKAEKPVAEKAVDQPATPARRQRRKFAIIQAIDKVTAETMKFEVEVGGRPVRFNQNLIFAARACEVTTPDELTEDAIAYMDVSLQPRGRQAGRQIFRGWMFASSPAVSGVQNPYYDAWVVGCKN; from the coding sequence GTGAAAATCCGCCGCATCCTGTTGGGCGCGGCGTCCGTCGCGGCTGTGCTGAGCGCCGGCGCGGTGACCGCCAGCGTGCTTCAGGACGCGCCGCGCGATGCGCGTCCGGTCCAGGATCCGATCGGCGACATTCTGCGCACCACCCCGACCCAGCCCTCGGTCCCGACCGAGACGCCGCCCGCGGGCGCGCCCGCGCCTCGGGCACCCGTCGCGGTGACCCCGCCGCCGGCCGTAGTGATCGCCGAGGACGCCGCCGTCGAGGAAAAGGCCGAGGAAGAGGTCAAGGCCGAAAAGCCGGTCGCGGAGAAGGCCGTCGATCAACCCGCCACGCCCGCGCGCCGTCAGCGTCGCAAGTTCGCGATCATCCAGGCCATCGATAAGGTCACTGCCGAGACGATGAAGTTCGAGGTCGAGGTCGGCGGTCGTCCCGTGCGCTTCAACCAGAATCTGATCTTCGCCGCCCGCGCCTGCGAGGTGACGACGCCGGACGAACTGACCGAGGACGCCATCGCCTATATGGACGTCTCGCTTCAGCCGCGCGGCCGCCAGGCAGGACGCCAGATCTTCCGCGGCTGGATGTTCGCTTCGTCACCCGCCGTCAGCGGGGTCCAGAACCCCTATTACGACGCCTGGGTCGTCGGCTGTAAGAACTGA
- a CDS encoding NADH:ubiquinone oxidoreductase subunit NDUFA12, with protein sequence MLSKIFGWWEGATIGTRFTIAKRGRFVGQDENGNRYYESRDNVSYDGRKRRWVIYDGYAEASKVTPDWHGWLHYTFDQPPTEQPLPRRAWEKEHLPNLTGTPLAWRPPGSLAGDAKRPAATGDYQAWTPE encoded by the coding sequence GTGTTGAGCAAGATTTTCGGCTGGTGGGAGGGCGCCACGATCGGCACCCGGTTCACCATCGCCAAGCGCGGTCGCTTCGTCGGCCAGGACGAGAACGGCAATCGCTATTACGAGAGCCGCGACAACGTCAGCTACGACGGCCGCAAGCGTCGCTGGGTCATCTATGACGGCTATGCCGAGGCGTCCAAGGTGACGCCCGACTGGCACGGCTGGCTGCACTACACCTTCGACCAGCCGCCGACCGAGCAGCCGCTGCCGCGTCGCGCCTGGGAGAAGGAGCATCTGCCTAATCTGACCGGCACGCCTTTGGCCTGGCGTCCGCCCGGCTCGCTGGCCGGCGACGCCAAGCGCCCGGCCGCGACCGGCGACTATCAGGCCTGGACGCCTGAGTGA
- a CDS encoding TSCPD domain-containing protein, whose amino-acid sequence MRFQSGFAARADRVAMETRAIERPAGVQQILAPAGWSDVRIEAWLDWVEAEGFATPLSGDWLNGGVDAWAERLAATGVAEGVFDRAEAAAFVEALSGIFRLGLAAPAASGPAAVGVVDLNDPGAAARLKGHVGRRVAARLGAQAADALAEALVGVADAVDRCEGPRGDCGDPSRNPALGRAAALARRCGASDADILRAVDGERPALALEPMVEGAPLVALADRTQIAAGAPEALLAAEVALDGGLIVAFDPRDAEAATAQTARALIDLSAVLGLDGDIATDLADLTRLLMVALDLQSARPGPIALGLDGLLDALAASDDRMDQAQTLAGLVAATAARTSAELATLRGPCPDWEDAEKPRRHSAIGLFVDDAEARLRLGLGSVAAIDVFQTADGEIGRRLHPALAAAISAAGGDVEAAERWTFGRRTLVEAPGINHTALRALGFTDIELAAIETALSWAEDFDTVFAAPVLDPGFIRDVLGVEDGDGLLLTLLGVSEEAETAATRWVFGHGDLRDWPEAPAAVAALLADLAAAAADLRRAVEPFSDMPDIAARPMDWRTTSTQAARLLSQGALEGRRALRLSRAAPPVGPLLSLPSLDTARPEPTREAPRPAPTERVVERVVERERARRKLPDRRKGYIQKAAVGGHKVYIHTGEYEDGELGEIFIDMHKEGAAFRSLMNNFAIAISIGLQYGVPLDEFVDAFVFTRFEPAGRVTGNDSIKSATSILDYIFRELGVSYLDRHELANAETEAQNSDDLGDGKPDANAAVPAARFISKGFARGSAPDNLVVLPFGKKGEPEARAAANSEAVACPACGDFSLQQRGAAWVCDTCGAAPALQGGDQG is encoded by the coding sequence ATGCGCTTTCAATCCGGCTTCGCCGCTCGCGCCGACCGAGTCGCGATGGAGACCCGCGCCATCGAGCGCCCCGCCGGCGTGCAGCAGATCCTGGCCCCCGCCGGCTGGTCCGACGTCCGGATCGAGGCCTGGCTGGACTGGGTCGAGGCGGAAGGGTTCGCCACGCCCCTGTCCGGCGACTGGCTGAACGGCGGCGTCGACGCTTGGGCTGAGCGGCTGGCGGCGACGGGCGTGGCCGAGGGCGTGTTCGACCGGGCCGAGGCCGCCGCTTTCGTCGAGGCGCTGTCGGGCATCTTCAGGCTGGGCCTGGCGGCGCCGGCGGCGTCTGGCCCTGCGGCTGTCGGCGTCGTCGATCTGAACGACCCCGGCGCGGCGGCGCGATTGAAGGGGCACGTCGGACGGCGCGTGGCCGCGCGTCTGGGCGCCCAGGCGGCCGACGCCCTGGCCGAGGCGCTGGTCGGCGTGGCCGATGCGGTCGATCGCTGCGAAGGTCCGCGCGGCGACTGCGGAGACCCCTCGCGCAATCCAGCCCTGGGCCGGGCGGCGGCCCTGGCGCGGCGGTGCGGCGCAAGCGACGCCGATATCCTGAGGGCCGTCGACGGCGAACGGCCCGCGCTGGCCTTGGAGCCGATGGTCGAAGGCGCGCCTTTGGTCGCCCTGGCGGACCGAACCCAGATCGCGGCGGGCGCGCCCGAAGCCCTCTTGGCGGCCGAGGTGGCGCTCGATGGCGGCCTGATCGTCGCCTTCGATCCGCGCGATGCGGAGGCCGCGACGGCGCAGACCGCGCGGGCTTTGATCGATCTGAGCGCCGTCCTGGGGCTCGACGGAGACATAGCGACCGATCTGGCGGATCTGACGCGCCTGCTAATGGTGGCGCTGGACCTTCAGTCCGCCCGGCCCGGTCCCATCGCGCTGGGACTGGACGGCCTGCTGGACGCGCTGGCGGCCAGCGACGACCGCATGGATCAGGCGCAGACGCTCGCGGGCCTGGTCGCGGCGACGGCGGCGCGGACCTCGGCCGAACTGGCGACCCTGCGCGGTCCCTGCCCCGACTGGGAAGACGCGGAAAAGCCGCGTCGCCATTCAGCCATCGGCCTGTTCGTCGACGATGCGGAGGCGCGGCTGCGGCTGGGCCTGGGCAGCGTCGCGGCGATCGACGTGTTCCAGACGGCCGACGGCGAGATCGGTCGCCGGCTGCACCCCGCGCTTGCCGCGGCCATCTCTGCCGCCGGCGGCGATGTTGAGGCGGCGGAACGGTGGACGTTTGGTCGTCGCACCCTAGTCGAGGCGCCAGGCATCAACCATACAGCCTTGCGCGCCCTGGGCTTCACCGACATCGAACTGGCCGCCATCGAGACCGCCCTGAGCTGGGCCGAGGATTTCGACACGGTCTTCGCCGCGCCTGTCCTTGACCCTGGCTTCATCCGCGATGTCCTGGGCGTGGAGGACGGCGATGGTTTGCTGCTGACCCTGCTGGGCGTGTCAGAAGAAGCGGAGACGGCGGCGACGCGCTGGGTCTTCGGTCATGGCGATCTGCGCGACTGGCCCGAGGCGCCGGCGGCCGTCGCCGCCCTGCTGGCCGATCTCGCGGCGGCGGCGGCCGACCTGCGGCGCGCCGTCGAACCGTTCAGCGACATGCCGGACATCGCCGCCCGGCCGATGGACTGGCGCACGACCTCGACCCAGGCCGCACGGCTGCTGAGCCAGGGCGCGCTGGAGGGTCGTCGCGCCCTTCGCCTGTCCCGCGCCGCACCGCCCGTCGGTCCGCTGCTGTCCCTGCCGTCGCTAGACACCGCCCGCCCCGAGCCTACCCGCGAAGCCCCACGCCCGGCCCCGACCGAACGGGTCGTCGAACGCGTGGTCGAGCGCGAACGCGCGCGCCGCAAACTGCCCGACCGGCGCAAGGGCTATATCCAGAAGGCCGCCGTCGGCGGGCACAAGGTTTATATCCACACCGGCGAGTACGAAGACGGCGAACTGGGCGAGATATTCATCGACATGCACAAGGAAGGCGCCGCCTTCCGCAGCCTGATGAACAACTTCGCCATCGCCATCTCGATCGGCCTGCAATACGGCGTGCCGCTGGACGAGTTCGTCGACGCCTTCGTCTTCACCCGGTTTGAGCCCGCCGGCCGCGTCACCGGCAATGACTCCATCAAGTCGGCGACCTCCATCCTGGACTACATCTTCCGCGAACTGGGCGTCTCCTATCTGGACCGGCACGAACTGGCCAACGCCGAGACAGAAGCGCAGAACTCCGACGATCTGGGCGACGGAAAGCCTGACGCCAACGCGGCCGTGCCCGCCGCCCGTTTCATCTCAAAAGGGTTCGCGCGCGGTTCTGCCCCCGACAATCTGGTCGTCCTGCCGTTCGGCAAGAAGGGCGAGCCGGAAGCCCGCGCCGCCGCCAATAGCGAGGCCGTCGCCTGCCCCGCCTGCGGCGATTTCAGCCTGCAGCAACGCGGCGCGGCCTGGGTCTGCGACACCTGCGGGGCGGCCCCGGCGCTTCAGGGCGGCGATCAGGGCTAG
- a CDS encoding pentapeptide repeat-containing protein: protein MKRTLSLGLIAALLAVAAPALAQSAGQIASVRRGASCAGCNLFQGDFSGLEARGLNLAGSRLRQADLSLSVMNRTRFSNTDMRDVEAYGGVFSGSNFSRANLTNASFVGAYLEGASFAGATLSGTNLSGAQLARATGLTQAQLNRACGDSSTVLPRGLRIPAC, encoded by the coding sequence ATGAAACGCACACTTTCCCTCGGCCTGATCGCCGCCCTGCTGGCCGTCGCCGCGCCCGCCCTGGCCCAGAGCGCGGGTCAGATCGCCAGCGTGCGACGCGGCGCCTCCTGCGCCGGTTGCAATCTTTTTCAGGGCGACTTTTCAGGGCTGGAGGCGCGGGGCCTGAACCTGGCCGGCTCACGCCTGCGTCAGGCGGACCTGAGCCTCAGCGTGATGAACCGCACGCGCTTCTCCAACACCGACATGCGCGACGTCGAGGCCTATGGCGGCGTCTTCTCCGGATCGAACTTCTCGCGCGCCAACCTGACCAACGCCAGCTTCGTCGGCGCCTATCTGGAGGGCGCCAGCTTCGCCGGCGCGACCCTGTCGGGGACCAATCTGTCGGGCGCCCAGCTGGCGCGCGCCACCGGCCTGACCCAGGCCCAACTGAACAGGGCCTGCGGCGACAGCTCCACCGTCCTGCCGCGTGGTCTTCGCATTCCGGCCTGCTGA